The DNA sequence GAGGAACCAGCATGGAGAAGACTGCCAGGAAAGTAGACGCCGGTCCTGTAGAGGATTTCACGGTTAAGATAGGCAAAGAAGTATTGATCGGAGACTTAAAGCTTGCCGTCTTCCGGCTGGCCGAAGATGAATTTCACACGATAAAAAATGAATGCCCGCATAAGAAGGGCCCGTTAACGGAAGGTATGATCAGCGGAGAGCACGTTTTCTGTCCGCTGCATAACTGGAAGATAGATATCACAGATGGACAGGTGGAGGAGCCGGACGAAGGGTGCGTCCAGACATTCAAAACAGAAATTATTGATAATAACGTTTATATAACCGTTTAAACAGCTGCGTCCCGTTTGGTGGAATGGTTTACTGCTTTGAGAAAACGTTAAGCAAAAAAACAGCTGGATTCGTCAGCTGAAATTATGGAGGGAATTATCCTATGAAACATATTTTATTGATTGGTCACGGCAGTCGGGATGAAGAAGGCATAGCTCAGTTTCATCAAATGGTTAAAAAGGTAAAAGAAGAACTGCCGTATTTCCCTGTATCATACTGTTTTCTGGAATTGGCAGAACCTGATATTCAAAGCGGCGTTGAAGCTTGTGTAAAGGAAGGAGCGGAAGAGATCATCGCTCTTCCGGTAATTCTTTCAAAAGCCAACCATTACAAGCTGGATATCCCGAAAGAACTGGAGCAGGCAGGAAAGAAATATCCGGAAACGAGAATACATTACGGGGAGCACCTGGGAGCGCATCCTCTGCTCGTTGAGGTGCTG is a window from the Alkalicoccus halolimnae genome containing:
- the nirD gene encoding nitrite reductase small subunit NirD, translating into MEKTARKVDAGPVEDFTVKIGKEVLIGDLKLAVFRLAEDEFHTIKNECPHKKGPLTEGMISGEHVFCPLHNWKIDITDGQVEEPDEGCVQTFKTEIIDNNVYITV